The Clostridium sp. DL-VIII DNA window TGGCTAGTCCAGAAATAATATATCCCATACTCAAATACGGAGAAAATACTTGTAAATCAGGACTATCACCATCATTAATCCATATATGTATATCGTTTAAATTTCCAGTAATTCCATCAATATATCCTAAGGCAATATCTGTCCCATTTAAAAATCTTGGAATATCTAAACTTTTATATTCACTTATTAAACTATTAAACTTATTTCTTATTTCATATTTATCATTTTTATTTATTGAAATTCTCATCAAAAGAAAAAGTGAACAAATTATAATACTTGTCTGATTTTTAGCTTTTGCTTTATGTAGAGCTTTATATGCAAATAACTCTCCATTATAAATATCACCTGTTTCAAAAAAATATTCAGCACTCATCAAATAATTTGCTCCTGCTGCTCCTCTGTTTGATATATGATCAAAATAAACTATCCCTTCTTTAAAATGTTCCACCAATTCCTTAAGCCCACCATTTTTTGTATGATATAAATATAAAAAATGTGGTGAACCAAAAGTAATTGGCATTTTATCATTTGCAATTTTAGACATTCCACCATTGAATAATTCATATGCTTTTTTGTGATATTCTATCATTTTTTCAACATTATTAAGCATCAAAAGACTTTCTAAAAATGAAATTTCTCCAAGTACTTGATTTCTATCCTTTAATTCCTCATTTACTTCATATATGACCCACAACTCATATAGAAGTTCTTTTCCTGCTTGTGGATTTTCATAAAGTATATAGAAAAATATATGTTTTAAATATGCTATAGGCCTATTTACCTTTTGTTCCATTGTCAGCTCATTGAAAACTATTCTAATAATTTTTTTCCATACTTTTGTCAAATTTATGGTATCATTTCTCTCTATTAAATCAAGTATGCGTTCATAGTTTTTCGCCTTATAATAATACTCCATCGCTTCTATATCTTTTGAAATTTTATAATACCAATCTCCACAGACATTATTAATTTCATTTGCATCAATATTTAAAGCTATAATTTCTTCTTTTAATGCACTTCTTAAAATAGAATGCAGTGCATAAGTCTTAGACTTCCTATCATATTTTATAAAGCAGTTATTTGATAATAATTCCTTAATCACTTCATTAGATTTTTCATTTTCTGTTATATAAATAGCTTGTTCCAATGTAAAGTATTCAACTGGTGCAAGCTTTAAAAGAATCTGCTTTGTAGTTTCATCAAATTTATCATATACAGCTTTCTTAATTAACTCCGTAGCTTTGGGAATATTATCAAAAGTATTCTCATTATAATATTGTAATAATGCTAAATAAGTAGCTGAAGTCCATCCCCCTGTGTACTCATACACTTCTGCTTTTTCTTTTTCTGTTAAATTTATTTCATTAATCTCAAAAAACTCTATTGTTTCTTCGAAAGTGAATGCTATATCATCCTGCCACATTACTAAGCATTTCTGCTTCAGCTCAAGTTCAACAAATTGATTAGCTGGCTTGTTGCGACTTATTATCACAATATGTAAATCAGGTATTTCTTCTAAAGCTATAACTTTTATTAAGTAATTGATATAGAGGGTTTTATAATCATACCAATCATCAATTATTATAACAGTTTTCTGTTTTACCGCATCACGAATAGTATCAATTATTCGGTATACATCCATGTTATTTTTAGGAAATCCATATGCACTTAATCTTTGACTCAATTTAACATTTGTAGTCTTAATTGCAGCACA harbors:
- a CDS encoding LuxR C-terminal-related transcriptional regulator; this translates as MRSQILRPKILHRKRVNKLLSQIFEVPIFFVSASMGYGKTTSVKSFLDRKKGMKTIWFDTASEEDDDVWMWHKFCAAIKTTNVKLSQRLSAYGFPKNNMDVYRIIDTIRDAVKQKTVIIIDDWYDYKTLYINYLIKVIALEEIPDLHIVIISRNKPANQFVELELKQKCLVMWQDDIAFTFEETIEFFEINEINLTEKEKAEVYEYTGGWTSATYLALLQYYNENTFDNIPKATELIKKAVYDKFDETTKQILLKLAPVEYFTLEQAIYITENEKSNEVIKELLSNNCFIKYDRKSKTYALHSILRSALKEEIIALNIDANEINNVCGDWYYKISKDIEAMEYYYKAKNYERILDLIERNDTINLTKVWKKIIRIVFNELTMEQKVNRPIAYLKHIFFYILYENPQAGKELLYELWVIYEVNEELKDRNQVLGEISFLESLLMLNNVEKMIEYHKKAYELFNGGMSKIANDKMPITFGSPHFLYLYHTKNGGLKELVEHFKEGIVYFDHISNRGAAGANYLMSAEYFFETGDIYNGELFAYKALHKAKAKNQTSIIICSLFLLMRISINKNDKYEIRNKFNSLISEYKSLDIPRFLNGTDIALGYIDGITGNLNDIHIWINDGDSPDLQVFSPYLSMGYIISGLAMMLKKSYIELEIQAEVMLEIYAGRNYIFGILYSYIFDSIAKYNLHDTEKAQKSLIKAMELAKKDNIVMCFIELSPHILPILRGIRRKDEYAKMLLTKCNEFNDIYVKNYGFGEKIELTPRELEVMKLVDEGYKQSEISKELNIALVTVKKHIASVYLKLNVKNKMIAINLLKEKGII